A single window of Chloroflexota bacterium DNA harbors:
- the aroE gene encoding shikimate dehydrogenase, translating to MSRDLRFGVIGWPLGHTLSPAFQQAALDALGVPAVYRALPTTPDALESRLFEARRGAWRGLNVTIPHKLRVAELVDSRTAAAERLDAVNTVDARDGRLIGDNTDVEGFARALTEHGSFDPSGARAVLVGAGGAGRAVAWALADLGVAHLTLANRRRDRADALAAALGGQPLGVTSSGLDDPALERELRTAALLVNATSLGMAGGPDPLAAPLPLSWLHDELFVCDIVYRPAETPLLAHARSIGCRVLGGLEMLVLQGAASLERWLGRPAPVGTMMEAARHALAAPGA from the coding sequence ATGAGCCGCGACCTCCGCTTCGGCGTGATCGGCTGGCCGCTCGGCCACACGCTGTCCCCGGCGTTTCAGCAGGCGGCGCTCGACGCCCTGGGCGTGCCGGCCGTCTATCGCGCCCTCCCGACGACGCCCGACGCTCTGGAATCACGGCTGTTCGAGGCGCGCCGAGGCGCGTGGCGCGGGCTCAACGTCACCATTCCGCACAAGCTGCGCGTGGCCGAGCTGGTCGATTCCCGCACCGCAGCCGCCGAGCGGCTGGACGCGGTCAACACGGTGGACGCGCGCGACGGCCGGCTCATCGGCGACAACACCGACGTGGAAGGCTTTGCGCGCGCGCTCACTGAGCACGGCAGCTTCGATCCGTCCGGTGCCCGCGCCGTACTGGTCGGCGCCGGCGGCGCGGGCCGTGCCGTGGCCTGGGCGCTCGCCGACCTAGGCGTCGCGCACCTCACGTTGGCCAACCGCCGCCGCGACCGCGCCGACGCGCTGGCGGCGGCCCTCGGCGGTCAGCCGCTTGGCGTCACCAGCAGCGGCCTCGACGATCCGGCGCTAGAACGCGAGCTGCGCACGGCTGCGTTGCTCGTGAACGCCACGAGCCTCGGCATGGCTGGAGGCCCGGACCCGCTGGCCGCCCCACTGCCGCTGTCGTGGCTGCACGATGAACTCTTCGTTTGCGACATCGTGTACCGTCCCGCGGAAACGCCCCTGCTGGCGCATGCGCGGTCCATCGGCTGCCGCGTGCTCGGCGGTCTGGAAATGCTGGTCTTGCAGGGCGCCGCCAGCCTCGAGCGATGGCTCGGTCGGCCGGCGCCCGTGGGCACTATGATGGAAGCCGCCCGCCACGCGCTGGCCGCGCCAGGGGCCTAG
- the aroK gene encoding shikimate kinase AroK (type I enzyme similar to type II but differentially regulated; major shikimate kinase in fully repressed cells; catalyzes the formation of shikimate 3-phosphate from shikimate in aromatic amino acid biosynthesis): protein MSGRRPVDRVFLVGMSGAGKSSVARAAATRLGWTAWDSDVEIAARDGRSIPQIFAQDGEPAFRALERDVVDELSAQPRAAGALGGGAMADATTRERLLARGLVAWLQVSPDVAAARLADGLADEPRPMLGDDPRRRLADLIAAREAAYRQAHVHVDTDQRSVAEVAEALAAEVRAAMACRPA from the coding sequence GTGAGCGGTCGCCGCCCCGTGGACCGAGTGTTCCTCGTGGGCATGAGCGGCGCCGGCAAATCGTCGGTCGCCAGGGCCGCCGCGACTCGACTCGGCTGGACGGCCTGGGACAGCGACGTCGAAATCGCGGCGCGCGACGGCCGGTCGATCCCGCAGATCTTCGCCCAGGACGGCGAGCCGGCCTTTCGCGCCCTGGAGCGGGACGTGGTGGACGAATTGAGCGCGCAACCGCGCGCCGCCGGGGCGCTCGGCGGCGGCGCCATGGCCGACGCAACGACCCGCGAGCGGCTGCTCGCGCGCGGGCTCGTCGCGTGGCTGCAAGTCAGCCCGGACGTCGCCGCCGCCCGCCTGGCGGACGGTCTGGCGGACGAGCCCCGGCCCATGCTCGGCGACGATCCGCGACGCCGCCTCGCCGACTTGATCGCGGCGCGTGAGGCCGCCTATCGGCAGGCCCACGTGCATGTCGACACGGACCAACGCTCGGTGGCCGAAGTTGCCGAGGCGCTGGCCGCCGAGGTGCGCGCCGCCATGGCCTGCCGCCCGGCCTGA
- the aroB gene encoding 3-dehydroquinate synthase, with the protein MDTLDYIQIERGASGRLAQVLDQEGLPPRAWVIADTTVMQLHGQRIVGELTQAGVTVESRAVPPGESSKSVAAANELWAWLAEQGAERGDPIIALGGGVVGDLAGFVAAAYLRGVPLIQVPTTLLAQIDSSVGGKVAVDLAAGKNLVGAFYPARQSVIDPDLLATLPHAQLVADYAEVIKTAMIFDAGMFELIERRVDELDDTALLEELVTRCVRWKARIVDEDPHDRGARAVLNYGHTIAHALETVCGYGAYRHGEAVAIGMRGAAAISVRVGALAAADAVRQHELLRHVGLSQSYMNSAPDDLLQAMQRDKKVRGGRIQWVLAERIGAASPGHHVNPHIVRDVLHELRAPAA; encoded by the coding sequence ATGGACACGCTGGACTACATCCAGATCGAGCGCGGCGCCAGCGGCCGGTTGGCGCAGGTGCTGGACCAAGAGGGCCTGCCGCCGCGGGCGTGGGTGATCGCCGACACCACCGTGATGCAGCTGCACGGTCAGCGCATCGTCGGGGAGCTGACGCAGGCCGGCGTCACGGTCGAGTCGCGCGCCGTGCCGCCCGGAGAATCCAGCAAATCGGTCGCCGCGGCCAACGAGCTCTGGGCCTGGTTGGCGGAGCAAGGCGCCGAACGCGGCGACCCGATCATCGCGCTCGGCGGCGGCGTGGTGGGCGACCTGGCCGGATTCGTGGCCGCCGCCTACCTGCGCGGGGTTCCGTTGATCCAGGTGCCGACCACGCTGCTGGCCCAGATCGACAGCAGCGTCGGCGGAAAGGTCGCGGTGGACCTGGCGGCGGGCAAGAACCTCGTCGGCGCCTTCTACCCGGCGCGGCAGAGCGTGATCGATCCCGACCTGCTGGCCACCCTGCCGCACGCGCAGCTCGTGGCCGACTACGCCGAGGTGATCAAGACCGCCATGATCTTCGACGCCGGCATGTTCGAGCTGATCGAGCGGCGCGTCGACGAGCTTGACGACACGGCCTTGCTCGAGGAACTGGTGACGCGCTGCGTGCGCTGGAAGGCGCGGATCGTCGACGAGGACCCGCACGACCGCGGCGCGCGCGCCGTGCTCAACTACGGCCACACCATCGCCCACGCGCTGGAGACCGTGTGCGGCTACGGCGCCTATCGGCACGGCGAGGCGGTGGCCATCGGCATGCGGGGAGCCGCGGCCATCAGCGTCCGCGTGGGCGCGCTGGCTGCAGCCGACGCCGTGCGACAACACGAGTTGCTGCGGCATGTCGGCTTGTCGCAGTCCTACATGAATTCCGCGCCCGACGACCTGCTGCAGGCCATGCAGCGGGACAAGAAAGTACGCGGCGGACGCATCCAGTGGGTGCTGGCCGAGCGCATCGGCGCGGCCAGTCCGGGGCATCACGTGAACCCTCACATCGTGCGGGACGTGCTGCACGAGCTGCGCGCCCCGGCCGCATGA
- the aroC gene encoding chorismate synthase, translating to MGRLRFLTAGESHGPGLTVIVEGLPFGLVLTADDINPDLARRQGGYGRGGRMQIERDQVTIRSGVRHGRTLGSPVAMLLENRDWANWQEKMSVEPIDGEIPPVTKPRPGHADLAGMVKYGTDDLRNILERSSARETTSRVAAGAVARRLLAAAGIEIRSRAARIGPVDDTPDLDPLQPETWPWDEVETSPVRAVTAQRADAMIEAIDAAREAGSTLGGVFEVVAWGLPIGLGSHVHWDRKLDGRLAQAILSINAVKGVEIGSAFDNTARRGHDVHDEIDRTQARGWTRLSNRAGGTEGGMTNGQPLIVRGALKPISTMRTPLQTVDVKTLERTQAHFERSDVCVVPAAGVIGEAMVALVLADALLEKFGGDNMEDIAAAVRAQRAASRAAPAAT from the coding sequence ATGGGACGCCTTCGTTTTCTCACCGCCGGGGAGTCGCACGGCCCCGGACTGACCGTCATCGTCGAGGGGCTGCCGTTCGGTCTTGTCCTCACGGCGGACGACATCAATCCCGACTTGGCGCGCCGGCAGGGCGGCTACGGTCGCGGTGGGCGCATGCAGATCGAGCGCGATCAGGTCACCATCCGCAGCGGCGTGCGCCACGGACGCACCCTGGGCAGTCCGGTGGCCATGCTGCTTGAGAACCGCGACTGGGCCAACTGGCAAGAGAAGATGTCGGTGGAGCCGATCGACGGGGAGATTCCGCCGGTCACCAAGCCCCGACCCGGGCACGCGGACCTGGCGGGTATGGTCAAGTACGGCACCGACGACCTGCGCAATATCTTGGAGCGCTCCAGCGCGCGCGAGACCACCTCGCGGGTGGCCGCCGGCGCGGTGGCGCGGCGGCTGCTGGCGGCCGCCGGCATTGAGATTCGCAGCCGGGCGGCCCGAATCGGTCCGGTGGACGACACGCCCGATCTCGACCCGCTGCAGCCGGAAACCTGGCCCTGGGACGAGGTCGAGACCTCGCCGGTGCGCGCCGTCACCGCGCAGCGCGCCGACGCCATGATCGAAGCCATCGACGCGGCGCGGGAAGCCGGCTCGACTCTTGGCGGCGTCTTCGAGGTCGTGGCGTGGGGCCTGCCCATCGGCCTGGGCAGCCACGTGCACTGGGATCGCAAGCTCGACGGGCGCCTGGCGCAAGCCATCCTGAGCATCAACGCCGTGAAGGGCGTGGAGATCGGCAGCGCCTTCGACAACACCGCGCGCCGGGGCCACGACGTGCACGATGAGATCGACCGCACCCAGGCGCGCGGCTGGACCCGCCTGAGCAACCGCGCCGGGGGCACCGAAGGCGGCATGACCAACGGGCAGCCGCTGATCGTGCGTGGCGCCCTCAAGCCCATCTCGACCATGCGCACCCCGCTGCAAACCGTCGACGTCAAGACCCTCGAGCGCACTCAGGCTCACTTCGAACGCTCGGACGTGTGCGTGGTGCCGGCCGCAGGCGTGATCGGCGAGGCCATGGTGGCGCTGGTGCTCGCCGATGCGCTGCTCGAAAAGTTCGGCGGCGACAACATGGAGGACATCGCGGCCGCGGTGCGCGCGCAGCGGGCGGCCTCGCGGGCCGCTCCCGCCGCCACGTGA